Genomic segment of Gasterosteus aculeatus chromosome 4, fGasAcu3.hap1.1, whole genome shotgun sequence:
tgttcagctttgcaaattcCATTTGCGTCGTAAAGTCCCTACAGCTAAAAGTAAAACAAGACGCCAGGCTAATGTTGATAGTACATTTATACTCAAACTCACCTGGCTGTTGTTATCAAAGATACTGCTGAAGTTGAAGAGGCCAGCATGACCAAAGTTGGGAGGCATCTGCTGAGGCTTTCCCGCCACATGCTGCATCTGGGAACCGTTCATCATCCCCATGTTTGTAGACACCTGAAGGGAGCCTTGACCGTGGTTCTGGGCTTGTGGAGGCAAATTTGCCTGCTGGGACATCTGGTTTGGGGTCTGCTTCAGGCTATCTTGCTGAGCATTGAAGGGTACGAACACAGATTGCTGttgcgtctgctgctgctcagggaGGGAATAGTAAGGCCCTTGTGGCTGCATACGATGGGAGACTCTGGGTGCAGGGGCTGAGAAGTGGGGCACAGTGTTGTTTGGGTGCGCAACATTGTGTGACAGGGCAGGAGGAGGCGCTGAGGGGTGGTGGGAGCTGGGCTGTGGATTGAGGAGGGGTGGTGGAGCCTCGGTGGATGatgcggaggaggggggaggaggcaaCTGCTGTCGAGTCTCTGGCTTGGGAGGTAAAGCCATGGCGGGGGCACTGAAACCCACAGAGTTGATGCTCTCACTGACAGAGACGGCCTGGTTCTCCACGGAGAGAGAGGGCTTGTCTTTTCCGGAAGGGGCAACGGCACTGGGCTCCGTTTTAGTAAGCTGGATGTGGGGCTGCGAGTTTGCTCCAACAAGATGTTGAGGGCCGTCGGCGGCAGTTGTAGTGGAGCTGTGATGTGCAGGAGAACCTGTGCCTCGTACTGCGCTGCTGCCACTTGTTGAGGTGGcagcgacacacacagcaggcttGTGGTCAGGGGCAAACAGCTGTTTTCTGACGGAGGAAGGAGTGGGAACGCTTGGCTGGGGATTGTACGGAGTAGGATTAGGGGTATGAGGCGAGGCTGCAGCTGAGGCAGCATTAGGAGCACTGGCGGCGGTGGTGTTGGTGGTAGTGACCCCGGCTCCTGAGCTGGCCGCGTTGCTGTGCTCGCCGTGGGTCGAGTTGGGTCTGGCCTGGCCTCCAGTGCTGTTGGTTCCTCCATTGTGTTTGGGGGAGCTGTTGGCACTGCCAGGACTCACAGGACGCACGGGGAAGGGCCCCCAGGTGCTGGCGGCGGGAGAGAAGGTGCCCCCGAACTGAGCCATGGGGAGACGAGGGTGTCTGATCTGGTGCATGGTCTGAGCAGCCAGTAGAGCCAGCTGAGGGTGAGCATACGCCAAGGGCAGAGACACAGGGAAGGGCTGTCTGACATTTGACGACAGCCCCTTCCCAAGCTTTCCCCCGGCCTGAGAGGAGGGCGAAgacgaggacgaagaggacTGGAACGAGACGCCTGCGGAGGTGACCAGCGAGCTCAGAGCCTTCGGCCCAGTGGCTGAGCCGCTGCCGGCCCCAGCACTACTGGGGAAGGAGGGGGTTTTGGGGACTCTGATGTGATTCCTTGGGATGAGATCCTCAAGCTCTTTGGCGGGGTCTTGGATAAGAGCGTTGATCAGCTGGACCGCATACCTCGTAGACTCCGTCCCGCCTCTGTAACGAAGAACAACTCTTTCAGATTATTCGGTTTGTGCTAAAAAGATAAATTAAGAGTGATGCGGTTATGTTGTACGGTAAAGGAAAAACACCCAGAACTATTTTTTACTATTGTCATCCCGTTCCATCCATGCAAAGCTATTCTGATGTCTTTGGAAATAATATGGCAATGTTTTGACATCACATTTAATGCCAAAAAGGTTAAATAGGATGatgtatataatatttatatatatgtatatgaagAGGATAGAACATTAAACTTTCCTAAATTCTACAAATCCTGTGTTGGACGGTTACACCGTTAGACTAGCCAAAAAGGGAATGAATGACATCATCCAGGAGGGGCTTATATTTTTAATGCAGCTTACCAACTGTTCTACTAGAGCTGCAGCGGCATTTACAGTCCAGCAGGGGGCATGACTTTTACCTTATGGTGATCATCCTCTCCCCGTTCTTGTCCTTCTGTTTGTCTACATCTATGTGTGCTCCCGTCACGTCCTGGATTGCTGTGATGTTGCAACCTCCTCGGCCCATGATGCGAGACACGACGGAGGCCGGCACAGACAGCTTCTTTGATCTTCAAAAGAAGCAGGGaaatgtcattgtgtgtgtgtgtctctctctacaGTGTTTGCCCTAGGATtcacaaacgtgtgtgaaaaagatgtaaaaaatgGTAGAGAAAGCCCTGGTTTATACTAGCAGTCAGAAATGCCCTCAAACCAATCCTTTTCTTTAAGATCTGTTAAGTGTGGTCAATCAAAATCATGGAAACAGATGAAAATCCTAATCAAAGGCTGACCTTCTGACGACTTCTTTCCAACCCTCTTCTCTCTTCAGGCCTCTCTTGGGGCTTGTGAGGCTGAGCTTACTGTTGGGCGAGGTGATGGGAAGAGACATAGTCTTGAATGGGGAAGGCAATGAGTTGCAGGTGGAGTCGCTCGTATCTTGAGCTCTGCGTCAAAATAACAGAAGAGATAATCGGTCATTTGTCACGTTGGGCGATTGGTTGACATTGGAATATATTGAAGTAAGACTTACTGGATATAGTACACACATATATAGCATTTTCTAAGCCTTGTTTTTCCCCTGGATAAGCATCTCGAAACACCTCTGGGACTCACTTTTGCGTTGATTTTGAGATGGAGACCGTGACCTTGTTGTCCACCTTGCAGTCGGTCTGCGGCTGTGGACAGTGTCTCTTCTCTAGGCCGCGCAGGTGGCCCTGGGTTGCTCCTGAGGAGGgaactgaggaagaggaggacgaggaagaggaggacgaggaggcggaTGAGGTGAGGTCAGGGAGGTAGTTTAGCTCCTGACTCTTGcccccactgctgctgctctcgcTGGCACAGTCAGTGCTATCCAAGGGGTCAGAATCGCTGTTTCCACCCGccagtccccctcccccgccccgcGGCTCGCCGTGAATCTTGTTCTTGTCCGCCTTGTGCTGTGCTAGTGCAACCTAGAGGGAAGACACAGGCGTCAGTATACTGCGTAAAGGAACTTTTAGTCTGGATAATCAGATGAACACAGCAAATGGTGGATCAGAAAAGACAAAGGGTACCATTGATAATCATTAGTGCTCACCTGCGAATCCTGTAAAATGATGGTTTCGTTGGGCGAGTCCTTGGTcttgttctttttgttcttGCGATTGGCGCTCGGGGTGGTGGCCACACTCGCTCGCTTCTTACCAAACGCTGTAGGGAAAGTGGTGGAGGTGGCGGATATAccaatggtggtggtggtggttgcaCTAGGGGGCTCAATTGGAACCTCTTCTTCTGATGGCGGAGAATAAGTTCAAATTCAACGGTTACCAACGTTTTTATTCATTATGACTGAAGTCTCTCAACACTCAAAAACAATTATGCAGACTCTTAATGGTAAAAGTCATAGGTTACCGTCATCTGAATTCTCCTTCTGCTCTAGCATCTCACAGAAGTCATCCGTGGTTTTCTGCccgccctcttcctcctgcttcctcttctgctcctccttcttcttcttgcgtTTCTCCTTGCGCTTCTCACGCTTAGCAGCCAGGGCCTGCTTCTTGATCTCCTCTCGGGACTGTCAAACACAACGCAGAGttgtttaaaaacaataacatgtTTGTCCTCATCCACTGTATACGCAGCCATGGTGTCTGACATTACCCTCTCCAAGTCTAGCTCCTTGAGGAGAATGCTAGCGTTGTTATTGGCCTCGGCCGCTTGCTGGTCTTTGGCTTTGACAATGGTCTCCATGCACTGGTGGCACTTCTTCAACAGCTCCTGCAAACAGGAAACCAACCGCTGGCGTTAGCGCTTTGTCATTTCCATGGGACGAGGCAGACTGATGAACGAAAAGTAAACCAAAATACCTTGTCAGCGAGAGTGGCGATATATCTCATGCACTCAATATCTGATGGGAATTGGTTGACCTCCTTTACAAGATATTGCACCACCTTCACatgaccctgagatgggaagTAACAGTTAATGACCAGAGGCTCGGCAACGTGTAGCACCAACAATCAGGGTTTTCGTAAACACTGCACCTTGCGAAAAGCCGACATGAGTGGGGTAATCTTGCGGTTATCGGCTGCATCCACATCAGCACTGGCATGTACCAAGAGCTGGACCACGTCAAAGTGACCTCCATTTGCCGCCAGCCAGAGAGGGGTGTTCCCTTTCTTGTTCCGTACGTCGATATGGGCACCCCTgcgaagaaaggaaaaaaaaatgtgttaaagaGTCACATGAAGACATTGCAGCTAAAGGGCTGGGAGATAAGAAGCTATGGGCCACAGCTGATTTAAATCCCCACGGTAAGTATACCTATATACCAGGGGTGCCCAGTAGGTCCGTGCGAGTAGATCGCCCGCCATTGGTCACCACGGATGCACGGTCGACAACTAAACTTTGTAGTGCTAATTAGAGACCCTTGCTTACAAACCAACATGTAATTTCATccgagtaaggtaatgaccaagaatgtgtggaatggTTGCGATGGTTCAATCACTTCTGACGGATGTCTCATTGTCAATTAGTGACAGTAGGCAGCTTTGTTCCATTACTACTCGTTATTAAGGCCGGAGCCGACGGAAAGTCTTCCAAAAGATTTagcatttttctttctccactttgattgcacttttgaggcctttatcatattcaaaaacttCAAAGAAATTTGGCTTGCACATCAGAGGtgcaaaaatgtatatttttaggGTCACGcatttgggtaaaaaaaaaaaaaaaaatgtctataGTGCCTCCTAGAGATGTCTTCCTCTGGTGCGATGTTTGCCCACTATCAGCAATTGACATGACATTTTGGAAACCTGTGGATATTCTCTACAAAATCATGGTATTCAAATGCACCTACAGCAAAGGTGTCAGTACCAATAACCTAGTGGTTAGGGATGGGGGTTAACAAGCCACTGACTGGGATTGAAATCCTATCCGCTACCACTCATTATTTATGTTCCTTTTTTGTGGTTTCACAGAGTATCTTTGTCAGCCTTGGTGGCAGGAAGGCAACTGCTTTGAGAAAGCTCTTCAGGCACAGTCtgttccttttgttttgatAACAGTCATTGCAGAGAAGGAGCCCTTATATAAATGTGGCGAAACAAAGGGCAGTAACTTAGTAAGTTTAATGTCTGCGTTCAGGTCACTTCACCCAAAACAGTGTGGATGTTGCAAAACTTCACCTGTAGGCAACAGTGATGAGACACTTCCAGGAAGCTTGCTTTGGGAGGAGAGAAATTAGTTTCTCACCCAAACTTCTACTAAATCAGAAAGGCCCGTCCATTGCATAGCTTTAATTagtatcattatttatttagcagTAGCGAAGGGAGGTGTGGGGGTTGATCGGGGTAGATCCCCACAACTTGGgtcgattgaaaagtagcttgcgagccgaaaaggtgtgggcacccctgcttTGTACCGTTGCCTCTGATGTCACACATGATGAGATGCATTGAAACCATGGGGATTATTTTATGAAAGGAAAACTTGTAACATGgttctgcacacaaacacataaggGCACTCACCTGTTGATGAGCAGCTCACAAAACTTGTAGTGGCCCTTGTCAGCAGCAATGGTAAGGGCTGTGTCTCGGGACGAGGGAACAGGGGGAGCGTTGACATCGGCGCCTTTGTCCAGAAGCACTCGGCCCACCTCCGCATAACCTCCCGAGGCTGCCTCCATCAGGGGAGTGAGGCCAGTCTGAATGAAGCGAGAGGTTACTCAGCGAGATAGCCAGCTACACCGCGGGCTCAGCTAGAGCAGgccacacacatttacagatcAACTCCATGGCGAATGAAAACCAGACTACTCACCTTTGCACGATGCTCTACGTTGGCCTTGCGATCCAGCAGCAGACTGACAACCTCTGCCCGACCTTGGAAGCAGGCTAGGGTCAGAGCCGTGTTTCTGTTGGTCTCAATTTGAGCATTGATGTCCGAGCCCATGTCAAGCAATAGCTTCACTGCCGGCACATGGCCGTTCATGGCGGCCAACATCAGAGGAGAGATTCCTAGCTTGCTACCAGTCCTGGTACAagagcaaataaacaaaatgttacAGTAgtacaaacctttttttaactgTTGAATGTGGTCTGAGTAGCATAACATAAGTCAATGAATATTTGCTTTCGATTTCATTGCaatttaatataaatgtattttggatCCAACAAAAGGATTCTCAATGTCCTGTTGCTCACCTGGAGTTGATCTCAGCTCCAGCATTGAGGAGAATCTTGATGATATTGACGTAACCCCCAGAAGCAGCCAGGCTTAGAGGCGTGTAGTCGGACACATTGCGGTGTTCTTTATTCGCTCCCCGAAGCAGTAGCAACTCAACCACCTGACGAACACACATGACAGTTGCACAGTCAAAGCCAGGAAACAATTTACCACCCATGTCTCTATTGAGAATAGAGAAAATGCGTCTACCTCCTGGCGTCCCCCGGAGCAGGCCAGCGAGAGGGGGGTGTCTTTGGTTCTCTCTGACTGAGCCTCAATGTCACCCCCTTTATCCAGGAGCACCTCCACCACTCCAACGTGGCCGGCGGTGGCAGCCAGGATCAGAGGAGTAAAACCTGTGGTGAGCAGCGATAATGAGAACCGTGAGCTAATATTAAATTCATACCTCCCTGTTGTTCACCACACCATACTGGTTTTCTCATGCCCCGGTTATCATCACGCTTTCATACCTTTTTTGTCCCGGTGCTCAATGTTTGCTCCCCGTGCAATGAGGACGGAAACAAGCTCCTCGTGTCCTCCTGCACACGCCAGCGTCAGCGCTGTGTCATGGTTGCTCTCCGTCTGTAGGAGGGTGGTAAAAACATCTCTTATCAACTTCGATGTCTCGTTGCACCCAAGTGCACTTACATCTCCATTGTGTCAAAATGTTCTGTTCCTTACATGCGCATCGATGTCAACAGAAGGGTAGAGGGGCAGGACAGAAGGGGGCGAGGCGATGTTTCCAGGCATCTGTGTGGGCGGCTGGGACATGGGCGTGGGTGAGGTTGTAGGGTTCAGCATGGGCACACGGCTACCCACAGCTGTAGTGGATAAAAAAATTAGATGATTAGGGATCTACCATTTAAGAAATCTCAAattacgaaaaaaaaaaaagaaattctcttACCTGCCATGATGTCATCCAGCGTGTCTGTGAGTGTCTGTGCAGGTCTAGCTACCATGAGCCCATCTGGTGCTTGCTGAGCGATCATTCCTGGGCCTAACTGTTGACCCTGAACCTGCTGCTGATGAGGATGTTGTGGTTGTTGGCCCAGCATCTGCTGCCCTACCAGTACCCTCTGCAGCTCTGGGCTGGTGCTTCCCGGGTAGTCCGCGGGGTTGTAGTCGGGCAGTGGTTGGATGGGGACGAAGGCAGTCTGAAGAGGCAGTGGAGGAGGCTGGGGCTGGGCCTGCGGCGAAGGGGGCAGAGGCGGCTGGTGCGGCGGCTGCAGCCCATCCCTGTAGAGGATGGTGCCCACCTGAGGAAGTTTGGGGTAATCGCCCTCTTCTGCATCAGCCTCTTCCTCCGAACCCTCCTCttcgtcatcgtcgtcgtcgtcgtcatcatcatcatcatcgtcatcctcctcctccgcttcctgaAAAATGCAGAAAACATTCTCAAGTCTATACAAACAATATTATGCAACCAACAACACACCCTAAATGTGATGTAAAAGGTTCacctcttccccttcctctcctgGCTGCTCCTCATCTTTAATGGCCTCCTCATCAGTGTCCGAGCTGCTGTGTAATTGGGCACCTTCTATGGTGGGAAGAGCTGTACTTTCGGGACCTGGGCCCGGGCCCTGTccggcctcctgctcctcttttaAACCCTTTGCCTCCATGTACTCTTTGGTGAACTGTTGCTGTGTTTTCAGCTGCAGCTGGCGCTCCAccttctgcagctccttcaggattttcttcttcttctgcacctATGTGGGGAACAGCCACATCCATGTTTGACTAACTTCGAATACAGTGCCATGcagaaaacatttgatttaagaaaaaagcacaaaaaatgtgtattttaagaGGGTGATGAATTAtacctgctcctctctgctcttcttcaGCTCTTCAATCTTGTCTTTGGTGAGCGGCTCCCCCTGAATCAGCTCTAACGACTGAAGCTGGGCCTTCTCAATGGCGCTGATTCTCTGGCCTAGCTCGTTCAGCTTCCCCTCAGTCTCCTCCACGATGCACTCTAGAGGCTGGCACAAGTGGAAGGGCGGCAGTGGCTCTGCTTCAGGCCCCCGGCCGACTGAGCTGGGGACACCGCCCTGAAGGGCCGCTTGTCTCTGTTTTGAAACACCTGGATTTGAAAGGAAGAGATCCGAGAAATTGAGGATTATCATGTGTTAACAAGGAAATGCCTTAAAACTGGGAAGATAATGGCTAAGTGAAGTCTTCAACTTCATTTTGCAAATTCCTTCCCTGGCGGACGGGACTTGCAGCGCTGATTACCTTTGATGGAGACCGGCGAGGGTGTGACAATGCTCGATGGGGCTCGGTCGGGCTCCTGAGGGGGCACTACCATGGCGAGAGCTTGGAACGGGACACGTGGAACCTGTTACGGCAGAGGTCATGTTAGTTTTAGACTCTTAAAGACTTACTCCTTTCTAAAAAACGATACGTTCCCAATCGAACATTAGTTATAAGTGTAAGTTGTTGCTGTATTTACCTGAGAGACATCTTGCGCAGGGGGCGTGAGCTGGGAAAGGTCAGGAGCTGGGACAGACAGGATGTTGTTGGGGTAGTCCAACAGGTACGACACGACATTGGTGTGTCCACCCTTAGCAGCTTCTATTAACATGGTTGAACCATCCTACAGAGAAAACATACACGATAACAATGATGTGCTGGTATTACACACAATATTCCAAATAGTCAAATGAATGTCCAAGGTGCATTACTTTGAGTCTGTGTGTAGGATCTGCCCCGTgtgccagcagcagctccaccacaGCCAAATGTCCTCCAGCACAGGCCAGAGACACCACTGTGTGGTCATTGTTGGCAGTGGTTCTGTTCACATTAGCACCTGTACACAAGAAGACACACATTAACTCACTGTGTTAATGTGTCACTCTAAAAAGCAAACTCCTTAGGCGTCcgaccc
This window contains:
- the ankhd1 gene encoding ankyrin repeat and KH domain-containing protein 1 isoform X3 is translated as MQDAVTGTAMLTDGFEDEIDSVTPRSPVAGMGVGATPGGVGLGGIGIGVGGKKVRLYGEQGGPATERLDFKLAAAAVLSSGPGSGSDEDEVSEVESFILDQEDLDNPIMKTASELLLSSATDGVDLRTVDPETQARLEALLEAAGIGKLSTADGKAFADPEVLRRLTSSVSCALDEAAAALTRMRAENTLNAGQADNRSLAEACSDGDVNAVRKLLDEGRSVNEHTEEGESLLCLACSAGYYELAQVLLAMHANVEDRGIKGDITPLMAAASGGYVDIVKLLLVHGADVNAQSSTGNTALTYACAGGFVDVVKVLLKEGANIEDHNENGHTPLMEAASAGHVEVARVLLEYGAGINTHSNEFKESALTLACYKGHLDMVRFLLEAGADQEHKTDEMHTALMEACMSQDGHVEVARLLLDSGAQVNMPADSFESPLTLAACGGHVELAALLIERGANLEEVNDEGYTPLMEAAREGHEEMVALLLAQGANINAQTEETQETALTLACCGGFLEVADFLIKAGADIELGCSTPLMEAAQEGHLELVKYLLAAGANVHATTATGDTALTYACENGHTDVADVLLQAGANLEHESEGGRTPLMKAARAGHLCTVQFLISKGANVNRTTANNDHTVVSLACAGGHLAVVELLLAHGADPTHRLKDGSTMLIEAAKGGHTNVVSYLLDYPNNILSVPAPDLSQLTPPAQDVSQVPRVPFQALAMVVPPQEPDRAPSSIVTPSPVSIKGVSKQRQAALQGGVPSSVGRGPEAEPLPPFHLCQPLECIVEETEGKLNELGQRISAIEKAQLQSLELIQGEPLTKDKIEELKKSREEQVQKKKKILKELQKVERQLQLKTQQQFTKEYMEAKGLKEEQEAGQGPGPGPESTALPTIEGAQLHSSSDTDEEAIKDEEQPGEEGEEEAEEEDDDDDDDDDDDDDDEEEGSEEEADAEEGDYPKLPQVGTILYRDGLQPPHQPPLPPSPQAQPQPPPLPLQTAFVPIQPLPDYNPADYPGSTSPELQRVLVGQQMLGQQPQHPHQQQVQGQQLGPGMIAQQAPDGLMVARPAQTLTDTLDDIMAAVGSRVPMLNPTTSPTPMSQPPTQMPGNIASPPSVLPLYPSVDIDAHTESNHDTALTLACAGGHEELVSVLIARGANIEHRDKKGFTPLILAATAGHVGVVEVLLDKGGDIEAQSERTKDTPLSLACSGGRQEVVELLLLRGANKEHRNVSDYTPLSLAASGGYVNIIKILLNAGAEINSRTGSKLGISPLMLAAMNGHVPAVKLLLDMGSDINAQIETNRNTALTLACFQGRAEVVSLLLDRKANVEHRAKTGLTPLMEAASGGYAEVGRVLLDKGADVNAPPVPSSRDTALTIAADKGHYKFCELLINRGAHIDVRNKKGNTPLWLAANGGHFDVVQLLVHASADVDAADNRKITPLMSAFRKGHVKVVQYLVKEVNQFPSDIECMRYIATLADKELLKKCHQCMETIVKAKDQQAAEANNNASILLKELDLERSREEIKKQALAAKREKRKEKRKKKKEEQKRKQEEEGGQKTTDDFCEMLEQKENSDDEEEVPIEPPSATTTTTIGISATSTTFPTAFGKKRASVATTPSANRKNKKNKTKDSPNETIILQDSQVALAQHKADKNKIHGEPRGGGGGLAGGNSDSDPLDSTDCASESSSSGGKSQELNYLPDLTSSASSSSSSSSSSSSVPSSGATQGHLRGLEKRHCPQPQTDCKVDNKVTVSISKSTQKAQDTSDSTCNSLPSPFKTMSLPITSPNSKLSLTSPKRGLKREEGWKEVVRRSKKLSVPASVVSRIMGRGGCNITAIQDVTGAHIDVDKQKDKNGERMITIRGGTESTRYAVQLINALIQDPAKELEDLIPRNHIRVPKTPSFPSSAGAGSGSATGPKALSSLVTSAGVSFQSSSSSSSPSSQAGGKLGKGLSSNVRQPFPVSLPLAYAHPQLALLAAQTMHQIRHPRLPMAQFGGTFSPAASTWGPFPVRPVSPGSANSSPKHNGGTNSTGGQARPNSTHGEHSNAASSGAGVTTTNTTAASAPNAASAAASPHTPNPTPYNPQPSVPTPSSVRKQLFAPDHKPAVCVAATSTSGSSAVRGTGSPAHHSSTTTAADGPQHLVGANSQPHIQLTKTEPSAVAPSGKDKPSLSVENQAVSVSESINSVGFSAPAMALPPKPETRQQLPPPPSSASSTEAPPPLLNPQPSSHHPSAPPPALSHNVAHPNNTVPHFSAPAPRVSHRMQPQGPYYSLPEQQQTQQQSVFVPFNAQQDSLKQTPNQMSQQANLPPQAQNHGQGSLQVSTNMGMMNGSQMQHVAGKPQQMPPNFGHAGLFNFSSIFDNNSQVGNNQVWGACHLPARSPPEQSYSVPPAYMSMGQIENMMAPPPPDGSKAPGYRSASQRMVNSPIALTSYATSISGSPVYLHGPTPVGTPSFSRQHFSPHPWSASTSGESPVPPPSTVSSSALSTSAPPPPQPKQGSSSQQDRKVPPPIGTERLARIRQTGSVNPPLLTTSYTASVGQGGIWSFGVGSASEAMSGWSQPLMSSHMMHPQLHTEQSAFSQHQPMEQDDTGIANPANNYHQPQHLPNSYMDFPKGMPMSMYGGMLPPHPPMAEGPGAPMYNGLHASDPAWSPIIKVVPNNADNSDPQQQVWPGTWAPHVGNVHLNHVN
- the ankhd1 gene encoding ankyrin repeat and KH domain-containing protein 1 isoform X2, translating into MQDAVTGTAMLTDGFEDEIDSVTPRSPVAGMGVGATPGGVGLGGIGIGVGGKKVRLYGEQGGPATERLDFKLAAAAVLSSGPGSGSDEDEVSEVESFILDQEDLDNPIMKTASELLLSSATDGVDLRTVDPETQARLEALLEAAGIGKLSTADGKAFADPEVLRRLTSSVSCALDEAAAALTRMRAENTLNAGQADNLVIFSRSLAEACSDGDVNAVRKLLDEGRSVNEHTEEGESLLCLACSAGYYELAQVLLAMHANVEDRGIKGDITPLMAAASGGYVDIVKLLLVHGADVNAQSSTGNTALTYACAGGFVDVVKVLLKEGANIEDHNENGHTPLMEAASAGHVEVARVLLEYGAGINTHSNEFKESALTLACYKGHLDMVRFLLEAGADQEHKTDEMHTALMEACMDGHVEVARLLLDSGAQVNMPADSFESPLTLAACGGHVELAALLIERGANLEEVNDEGYTPLMEAAREGHEEMVALLLAQGANINAQTEETQETALTLACCGGFLEVADFLIKAGADIELGCSTPLMEAAQEGHLELVKYLLAAGANVHATTATGDTALTYACENGHTDVADVLLQAGANLEHESEGGRTPLMKAARAGHLCTVQFLISKGANVNRTTANNDHTVVSLACAGGHLAVVELLLAHGADPTHRLKDGSTMLIEAAKGGHTNVVSYLLDYPNNILSVPAPDLSQLTPPAQDVSQVPRVPFQALAMVVPPQEPDRAPSSIVTPSPVSIKGVSKQRQAALQGGVPSSVGRGPEAEPLPPFHLCQPLECIVEETEGKLNELGQRISAIEKAQLQSLELIQGEPLTKDKIEELKKSREEQVQKKKKILKELQKVERQLQLKTQQQFTKEYMEAKGLKEEQEAGQGPGPGPESTALPTIEGAQLHSSSDTDEEAIKDEEQPGEEGEEEAEEEDDDDDDDDDDDDDDEEEGSEEEADAEEGDYPKLPQVGTILYRDGLQPPHQPPLPPSPQAQPQPPPLPLQTAFVPIQPLPDYNPADYPGSTSPELQRVLVGQQMLGQQPQHPHQQQVQGQQLGPGMIAQQAPDGLMVARPAQTLTDTLDDIMAAVGSRVPMLNPTTSPTPMSQPPTQMPGNIASPPSVLPLYPSVDIDAHTESNHDTALTLACAGGHEELVSVLIARGANIEHRDKKGFTPLILAATAGHVGVVEVLLDKGGDIEAQSERTKDTPLSLACSGGRQEVVELLLLRGANKEHRNVSDYTPLSLAASGGYVNIIKILLNAGAEINSRTGSKLGISPLMLAAMNGHVPAVKLLLDMGSDINAQIETNRNTALTLACFQGRAEVVSLLLDRKANVEHRAKTGLTPLMEAASGGYAEVGRVLLDKGADVNAPPVPSSRDTALTIAADKGHYKFCELLINRGAHIDVRNKKGNTPLWLAANGGHFDVVQLLVHASADVDAADNRKITPLMSAFRKGHVKVVQYLVKEVNQFPSDIECMRYIATLADKELLKKCHQCMETIVKAKDQQAAEANNNASILLKELDLERSREEIKKQALAAKREKRKEKRKKKKEEQKRKQEEEGGQKTTDDFCEMLEQKENSDDEEEVPIEPPSATTTTTIGISATSTTFPTAFGKKRASVATTPSANRKNKKNKTKDSPNETIILQDSQVALAQHKADKNKIHGEPRGGGGGLAGGNSDSDPLDSTDCASESSSSGGKSQELNYLPDLTSSASSSSSSSSSSSSVPSSGATQGHLRGLEKRHCPQPQTDCKVDNKVTVSISKSTQKAQDTSDSTCNSLPSPFKTMSLPITSPNSKLSLTSPKRGLKREEGWKEVVRRSKKLSVPASVVSRIMGRGGCNITAIQDVTGAHIDVDKQKDKNGERMITIRGGTESTRYAVQLINALIQDPAKELEDLIPRNHIRVPKTPSFPSSAGAGSGSATGPKALSSLVTSAGVSFQSSSSSSSPSSQAGGKLGKGLSSNVRQPFPVSLPLAYAHPQLALLAAQTMHQIRHPRLPMAQFGGTFSPAASTWGPFPVRPVSPGSANSSPKHNGGTNSTGGQARPNSTHGEHSNAASSGAGVTTTNTTAASAPNAASAAASPHTPNPTPYNPQPSVPTPSSVRKQLFAPDHKPAVCVAATSTSGSSAVRGTGSPAHHSSTTTAADGPQHLVGANSQPHIQLTKTEPSAVAPSGKDKPSLSVENQAVSVSESINSVGFSAPAMALPPKPETRQQLPPPPSSASSTEAPPPLLNPQPSSHHPSAPPPALSHNVAHPNNTVPHFSAPAPRVSHRMQPQGPYYSLPEQQQTQQQSVFVPFNAQQDSLKQTPNQMSQQANLPPQAQNHGQGSLQVSTNMGMMNGSQMQHVAGKPQQMPPNFGHAGLFNFSSIFDNNSQVGNNQVWGACHLPARSPPEQSYSVPPAYMSMGQIENMMAPPPPDGSKAPGYRSASQRMVNSPIALTSYATSISGSPVYLHGPTPVGTPSFSRQHFSPHPWSASTSGESPVPPPSTVSSSALSTSAPPPPQPKQGSSSQQDRKVPPPIGTERLARIRQTGSVNPPLLTTSYTASVGQGGIWSFGVGSASEAMSGWSQPLMSSHMMHPQLHTEQSAFSQHQPMEQDDTGIANPANNYHQPQHLPNSYMDFPKGMPMSMYGGMLPPHPPMAEGPGAPMYNGLHASDPAWSPIIKVVPNNADNSDPQQQVWPGTWAPHVGNVHLNHVN